The Acropora palmata chromosome 10, jaAcrPala1.3, whole genome shotgun sequence genome contains a region encoding:
- the LOC141893794 gene encoding histone H2B.3-like, producing MPPKVAGKKEEKPEKPKLPGKSKDRKSKRGRRRKETYSIYIYKVLKQVHPDTGISSKAMSIMNSFVNDIFERIATEASKLSAYSKKSTLSSREIQTAVRLILPGELAKHAVSEGTKAVTKYTSNTK from the coding sequence ATGCCACCCAAAGTTGCTGGAAAGAAGGAAGAGAAACCCGAAAAGCCAAAACTGCCAGGAAAAAGCAAAGACAGAAAAAGTAAGCGAGGAAGACGCAGAAAGGAAACCTATTCCATTTATATTTACAAAGTTCTCAAACAAGTTCACCCGGACACTGGAATCTCTAGTAAGGCCATGAGCATTATGAACTCTTTCGTCAACGACATCTTTGAGCGCATCGCAACAGAAGCCTCTAAACTGTCAGCTTACAGCAAGAAGTCAACTCTAAGCTCTCGAGAGATACAAACTGCAGTTCGCTTGATACTGCCCGGCGAGTTAGCAAAGCACGCGGTGAGTGAAGGCACCAAAGCCGTTACGAAGTATACTTCCAACACAAAGTAA